The following is a genomic window from Sutcliffiella horikoshii.
CAGTTCGCTGTCTTTCCATTCTTTTTTGGAATGCATGGATAATTCGGTCATGTCACGTCCAACGTACATAGCTTTCTGCCTCCTTTATGGCAATGTATATGCTGTTATTGTTTGATGAATCAATAAGCCTTATACTGAAAGATATTATATATAGTTTCCATACATAAAGGAGTAGAGAAAATGACAAATAAAGTAGCATTAGTAACGGGAAGCAGTCGTGGTATCGGCAAGAAAATTGCGTTGGAGCTGGCTAAGGACGGCTATAACATTGTCATCAACTATAATCGCAGTAAAACAGCGGCACAAGAAACAGCAGCCGAAATCGAAGCGCTCGGTGTGAAGGCATTGACTGTGAAGGCGAATGTAGGACAGCCGGAAAAGATTAAAGAGATGTTTGTGAAAATTGATGAAGAGTTCGGACGCCTTGATTTATTGGTGAGCAACGCCGCATCAGGTGTGCTGCGCCACGTGATGGAACTTGAGGAGTCTCATTGGGATTGGACGATGAATATCAATTCCAAGGCGTTATTGTTTTTAGCGCAGGAGGCTGCGAAAAGAATGGAGAAGGTAGGCGGCGGAAAGATTGTCAGCATTAGTTCGTTGGGATCTATCCGTTATTTGAAAAATTACACGACTGTCGGAGTTTCCAAGGCTGCAATCGAAGCATTGACTCGTTATCTAGCGGTCGAGCTGGCAGATAAAAATATCGTTGTAAATGCAGTTTCCGGTGGAGCGGTGGATACAGATGCATTGAAACACTTCCCAAATAGAGAAGAGTTGCTTGAGGATGCAAAGAATAATACACCTGCTGGACGTATGGTAGAGCCTGATGACCTTGTGAATACGGTGCTATTTTTACTATCTGACCAGGCCAGCATGATTCGAGGACAGACGATTATCGTTGATGGCGGCCGTTCTTTACTGGTCTAAAATATACAGAAAATATTTTTTTATTTTTTGTCATAGTTTCCTTTCGAAATGGTTATCTTAAATTTCGTGGAGGTGATAAACAATGGCAAACAACAACCAACAAAACCAAGCAGGTAAAACAGCTTCTGGTACAAGCGTACAACACGTGAAACAACAAAATGCTCAACAAAACCAACAACAACAATACGGTGCTGAGTATGCGAGCGAAACTAGCGCGCAACACGTGAAACAACAAAACGCTCAATCTGCAGCGAAAAAGAACCAACAAAACCAACAACAACAATAATTAAGCAATAACACGAAGCACTCCTTATCAAACCGATAGGGAGTGCTTCTTCGTTGTGGAGGGCGAAAATCCTTGTGGGGTCTGACCCCTTTTCGTTCGCCAAATTTAGACAAACTCTTCTGAGGTTGCTGCCTTCGACGTTAGGGTTGATTTTCCTGTAGGGGTCTGACCCCTTTTGCAAATTTTTTTGCTCGACAAAACTTCCCTTAGCTCAACATATGTAGTCAAAGGGTTTGGAAGGGTGGGGGAGAATGTTATGGGTAGAGGGTATGGTATTTGGTAAGGAGGAGGATTTTGTGGTGGATAGGTTTGATGTGGCGGTGGCAGAGCAGTTGAAGACGATGGATAGGCTTTTGTTACTTCAAGGGGAGATTGAACGGAACGAAAAGGCGATAGAGCAGTTGGAACAGTTGAAGGAAGAAGCAGAAAAGCTGAGAAAGTTGAAAGAGGATATAGAAAAAATGAAAGAGGAATTGGCGGAAATTCAATTAATTTTTGAAACACAAACAGAAGAGGCAATTAAATCTTTTCATTTGCAAGAGTCTATCTAAACGAATATTTTCTTATTAAATCAGAGCTTAATTAGAACGGTGGAGCTATCTTCTTTTCATAAAGATGGCTCTTTTGTTTTAAAATCTCACGGGAACCGTTATAATAGTAGAAAATGGTTTGCTTTTAGCTGAGAAGTGCGGGCATAAAATAGAAAGAAGGGGAAGAGGAATGGGTTGTCCCAAAGAAGGTGAAACAATACAAATACATAGCTATAAGCACAATGGTCACATTCATAGAGTATGGGATGAAACGACTGTGCTTAAGGGGACGCAAAACCTTGTTATTGGTGGAAACGACAAAACCATTGTGACAGAGTCGGACGGTAGAACCTGGGTCACAAGAGAACCAGCGATTTGTTATTTTCATGGAAAGCATTGGTTCAATATCATCGGCATGATCAGAGAAGATGGAGTGTACTATTATTGCAACATCAGTTCACCCTTTATAGCGGATGATGAAGCGTTGAAATACATAGATTATGACTTGGATATAAAAGTATTCCCGGACATGACGTTTATTTTATTGGATGAAGATGAGTACGAGAAACACCGTAAAGAGATGAACTACCCAGAAGTAATTGATAAAATCTTGAAGAGTAATGTTCAAACGTTGATCTCATGGATCAGGCAGCGAAAAGGTCCGTTTGCTCCCGACTTTATTGATTTGTGGTACGAGCGATACCTCACTTACCGAGGATAGGTTCATCCAAAAGGCAACTGGTAACTTGATATGCCAGGCCTTTTTTGTTTTATGGCGAGTTAAAGCACCCTTTAAGTAATGAGTGTTCTCTAGCTGTTGATTGGAGCACAGGGCGAAGACTCCTGAGGGAGATAGCGGTAGCTTGAGACCCCTGAAGCGTTGTGAGGAGGCTCAAGCACCGCCCCTAGGAAAGCGAAGCCCAGTGCGGAAATCAACAGCGGCGTATTTAAGAAATACATACATGTTTCAAATTGAAAAGCGGAAGCTAAATAGAAAGTTAGCAGTCATCATTTGGGAGGAAGTCAATTGGATAGTATAAAACGGTACATGCAATTTGTGAAACCATACCGGTGGCAAATTGTCGGTACCATCCTTATAGGTATGCTGAAATTCGGGTTGCCATTATTAATTCCTTTATTATTGAAATACGTCGTAGATGATATTTTACTTGCCGACGGTCGGTCAGCAGAGGAGAAAACGAACGAGCTGCTCATGATCATGGGGGCAATCTTTGTGACCTTTTTGGTGTTAAGACCGCCAATCGAGTACTACAGACAATATTTTGCACAATGGACAGGCAGCAAGGTGCTATATGATTTAAGGGACAAGTTGTTCGATCATATTCAAAGGCTAAGCTTGCGTTTTTATGCCAACAACCGGGCAGGGGAAGTAATTTCAAGGGTCATCCATGATGTGGAACAGACCAAGAATTTTGTCATCACCGGTTTGATGAACTTTTGGCTCGACCTTGCGACCATATTAATTGTCATCATCATTATGTTCCAAGTGGATATCACGTTGACACTTGTGTCTATCATGTTGTTCCCGTTCTATGGATTCTCGATTAAATACTTTTACAGTCGTCTGCGTCACCTCACAAGGGTGCGTTCACAGGCCCTTGCAGAGGTACAAGGGCATTTGCATGAAAGAGTCCAGGGAATGCCTGTCATCCAAAGTATGGCGATTGAGGACTACGAGCAAGAGCAGTTTAAAAAACAGAACACAAACTTTCTGCAAAAAGCATTGGATCACACTAGCTGGAATGCAAAGACTTTTGCAGTAGTGAATACCATAACGGATATTGCGCCGCTTCTAGTAATCGGCTACGCGGGCTATCAGGTTATAAATCAGGGACTGACGGTAGGGGAAATGGTCATGTTTGTAGCTTATATTGACCGCCTTTACAATCCTTTGCGCCGATTGATTAACTCTTCGACAACATTGACGCAATCCATTGCATCCATGGACAGAGTGTTTGAATTTGTGGATGAAAAATATGATATTACTGATAAGCCGAATGCGGTGGAATGTAAGACAGCACGCGGTGAAGTGAGCTTTGAAAATGTTTCTTTTAAATATGAAAAAAATGAAGAGTATGTTTTGAAGAACCTGTCGTTGCAAGTAAGGGAAGGAGAAACCATTGCCCTAGTCGGGATGAGCGGTGGTGGAAAGTCGACCTTGGTAAGCTTGTTGCCGCGGTTCTATGATGTAACAGAAGGTAAAATCAAGCTCGATGGAGTGGACATTCGCGATGTTACCGTTCAGTCGTTACGGAAACAAATCGGGATTGTACTTCAGGACAGCATTTTGTTCAGTGATACCGTTCGTGATAATATTGCCCTTGGAAAACCGGAGGCAACAATGGATGAGATTATTGAAGCGGCCAAAGCGGCCAATGCTCATGAATTTATCTCGAACTTGCCGGAGGGCTACGAAACGAAGGTGGGAGAGCGCGGTGTGAAGCTTTCCGGTGGACAGAAACAGCGTGTGGCCATCGCGCGTGTATTCTTAAAAAATCCGCCAATCCTTGTCATGGATGAAGCAACATCTGCACTTGATCTTGAGAGTGAACATTTGATTCAGGAGTCGCTAGAGCGTTTGGCTGCCAACCGGACAACTTTTGTTGTTGCCCACCGCCTGTCCACCATCACCCATGCGAGCCGCATTGTGCTGCTTGAGCACGGTGAGATTGTGGAAGTCGGTTCGCATGAAGAATTAATGAGGAAAAAAGGACACTATTATAATTTGTTTACGATACAAGAGATAAGTTAATTTTTGAGAGCCAACCTTTAGCAGATCTGCTGGAGGTTGGTTTTTTATTTTTGGGAGAGGTTTTGTTGTGCGAGATTTCCACCACGTTTTTGAGGGTTCTACCATTTAGAGGCGACCTTCTACCACTTTAGTGGTAATGTTCTACCGTTCACAGCCGACCTTCTACATTTCCCTGATTACCTTCTACATTTCCCAAGCCACCTTCGACAATTAAGCAATTTTCCCCATAAAAAAACACCTCCCTGCCTTCTAAAAAGCAGGAAAGTGTCCTATTCTTCTTCATTCGCTCCAATTTCAAACTCATTATCATCCACATGGTATTTTTGGAAGCTGTCAATCAACTTGTCTAAATGCTCCAATTGGTCGCTATAATCAATAATCTTGGATACGAGCGGGAAAAGGTGGTACCAGACTTCTACGTCGCCTTCGTATTCACACCAGTTGTCTTTATGGACCATAAACTCATCAATAAATTGCTGTTTGTTAAAGCGTTCTTCTTCATACATTTCTGAAGTGTTGTGCTGCTTTATTTTCCCTACGAATTTTAACAAGATCTGTTCGTGCAGGTTAACCAAGTGGTCCAACTCAGCTTTAATGTAATGTTGATACTCAACCGGCATGTGGTGCAGTTCGTTTTCTAACCGGTGTAGCATTTTCAAAGTATACAATGCGCGGTTACTGGTAACAATCAGCTGTCTGAAAATAACCAGTTTGCGTGCTTTTGAACTTGATTTTTTCAGAGTAGGGAAGTATGTCCGTTCTTCCTTATATAGCATGAAAAGTTGTTCAAGCTTCAGCACTCGCTGGTGCAGCATCTCAATATCTGTTTTTAAGAGATGATGTTCCGTACCATGACGCATGTTGATTCGGATCCACTTTAAAATGTCTTCTGTCGTTAATTTCACCTTGTAATAAAGTCTTGTTTCGTACTTCGGAGGTAAAAAGATCAGGTTGACTAGAAATGCACATAGGATACCGATCATGACGGTGGAAAAACGTATCAGGGCAAATTCAAAAAAGTTTTCCCCGGGACTTTCCATAATCGCGATGACGGTCACAAGTGCTAATGGGATTGTATTTTCAATTTTAAGTTTTAAGTTGATTCCAATGACAAAGATGGCGGTCAAACCAATGATAAAAGGGTCATGTCCGAATAGTAAGGAAAAGATGATGGCTAAGATTGCCCCAATCAGGTTTGCCTGAACGTGCTCGATAATGGATTGATACGATTTATAGATGGATGGTTGGATAGCAAAGATCGCTGCGATTCCTGCAAAGAAGGGCGTGGGGACGTTGAGCCACTGTGCCACAAACAAAGCAAGGGTGATCGCGATACCGGTCTTGACTATACGGGCACCAAGTTTCATTTTAAAATAAGTCCTTTCTTGTCTTTCCGAATTTTATAGCCTGTTCTTACAAAAGTTAAACACTTAATAGTATATGTCGGAAGCGTGGTAATCATGTTATTCGATATTGTACTATACACGGTTTCCTTAAGTAGCGCAAGCGGAAATATGACAGAAAAAAGCCCGCAAATCGAACTTTGCAGGACTTTCTAATTTTAGAATTCGCTCTTACTTTGTTGATTTCCGTTCCAGGCGCTTCGCTTGCCTGCGGGCGGTCCGTGAGCCTCCTCGGCTTTCGCCTGTGGGGTCTCACCTGTCCCTTCCTCCCGCGGGCGTCTGCGCGCCTTTCACTGCAATCAACAAGGTTACTACAACTCACTAAGCTTTTTTCTAGAAAAAAAGCCCGCAAATTGAAGTTTGCGGGCTGTAGTAAAGAGATTAATCATTCTGTGGATACTGCTGGGTCTGCCTGTTCTTTGACAGGATTGACTTGCAGGAAGAAGTCTGCCGGGTTGTCGAGCATTTGCTTGATTTCTGCGGCTTCTTCTAGTTGGTGTTGATCTAGCAGTGATTGATGATAGATGGAAAGCAATTCCTCAACATCTTTCAAACCAGCTGCATTCAATGGTTCGATATTCACTTTTGCACCTTTTGCGATACGGCGTTGAAGTGCTTCTTTCGTCAAGCCCATTTCTGGCTGGTGGCGAAGGTAGACGGCTCCACCTGTCATACCTGCGCAGATCCATGGGCCAGGGTCACCAAGGACAAGGCCGCGGCCATTTGTCATATATTCAAACGCAAAGCCTTTAATATTGGCGTTGACTCCAAGGTTACCATGTTCAACAGCTGGGATAGGAGTGGTAACTTTCCCGCCGATGATCATGTCAGCTCCGGATAGACGGATCCCTGCGCGGGCATCGGCGTTTCCTTGAACAACAAGTGCACCTTTTTGTGCGCCGTAGCCAAAGCCTTTTCCGACAGAACCGTTATAGAACTTTCCGTCTTTTCCTTTATATTTGAAGACGAAGATGCTACCGCCGAATGCCGTTTTTCCGATACCATCCTGTGCGCCACCCTCAACTTTAATGTTGATACCGGTGGAGTTGTAGGCGCCAAGTCCGTTACCAGGAATAGAGCCTTTGTTGTAGCGAAGTTCCACTTCAGGAAGCTCCAGGTATGAGCCATCCAAACGTCCTCGTACACGGTGGCAGGAAACTCGGCTACCAAGGACACGTTGTTCTGCTGTTACCGCATCAAATTGACGGGATTCATGCAGGTCGCTTTCTTGGTAATCCAGATACTCTGCACCAGCTGCAACAAGAAGCTTTTCTTTTTCCATGCTTGCCGCCACTTCTTTTTGTGCAAGCTGCGGTACGTCTAACGTATGAAGCAAGTTGGAAAGGTCCAGTGATTCCAAGCCGCGCGTCTGTTCAAGAAGATCAGAGCGACCGACGATTTCTTGCAGGTTGTCAAAGCCTAAAGAAGCGGTTAATGCTTTCAGTTCTTCACCAAAAGCAGTGAACAGGTTCATCAAGCCTTGTACGGCAAGATCTGATTGTCTAGGAACAAAGCGGCGCAGGCCGTGATCTTTTGCTTGTGCTTCGGATTCGATTTGCGTTGCGATTCCAACGTGACATGTATCCAAGTGACAGCCGCGGCATGTTGTACAACCGATGGCGATCATGGACAGAGTTCCGAATCCAATGCGGTTCGCCCCTAAAAGCATAACCTTCATGCAATCCAGTGCGCTCTTGATTCCGCCGTCCGCCCATATTTCCACTTTGTTGCGGAGACCGGATTCAATCAACGCGTTATGCGCAGCTTTCACACCAATTTCAACAGGTAAGCCTACATATTGAAGAGCATGGATTCTTGCTGCCCCTGTACCGCCGTCAAAACCACTGATGGTAATGATGTCGGCACCAGCTTTTGCGATTCCGACTGCAATCGTTCCGATATTAGGAACAACCGGTACTTTCACGGCAACCTTCGCCTGGTCGTTGGCTGTTTTTAGCTCGGCAATCATTTGCGCTAAGTCTTCAATAGAGTAGATGTCATGGTTATTGGATGGTGAGATTAAATCTGATCCAATTGTTGCATTACGTGCTTCGGCGATTTTAGCTGTAACCTTAGATCCAGGTAGATGTCCACCTTCACCAGGCTTTGCTCCTTGCCCAATCTTGATTTCCAATAGGTTGGAGGAGTTAAGCAGCTCGGCATTTACTCCAAAACGTCCGGAGGCAACTTGTTGACCGCGCGTTTTTGGATATTTTCCAAGCATATCTTTGATCTCGCCGCCCTCACCATTCAGGCTGACCATGTTCAGTTTATCTGCAGCTTCCGCATAAGCTCTGAACGCAATCTCGTTTTGAGAACCGAAGGACATGGAAGCGATAACGAATGGCAAATCATGTGCGCCAACCCCGATATTCACTTTTTCTTTTGCAGGTTGTTTGCCGGCGACCTTCAAGTCAGTCAAATGACGGATGGTGATAGGGTTTTTCGTTTCTTGTTCATCCAGTTTTTCACGATAGTCATCGTATGTTCCGTTCTTCGCCACGTCCCCAATTGCTTTCCAGATACGAGGGAAGAGATGGAACGATTTGCCTGGACGCGCCTTTTCATCTTCAAAGTCCACTGCACGATCTGCAGCATCCTCTTTTAATTTTGTAAAATTAAAGCCAAGTTTATCAGAGCCAAGGAAATTGACGATTCCAAGGGCATCCTCGACTTCTTTATGAAGTCCGATTGCCGAGAACAAGCGACCGTATCCTCGTAATTCATGAATTCCGATGGTAGAGATTACTTTTTCCATTCCTTTAGTCAGTGCCCCGAAAAGGTTCACAACAGGCTTTGTAGTGTCATCACTCACCGTACCAAACAACAGGTATGGACTGATGGCATTTGCCCCAAGTCCGATTGCCACCATCACATCATGAAGGGAACGAATGGCACCGGAACGAAGCATTAGTGCACATTTACGACGATACTGATGCTGGACAAGCTCTTCGTTAATGGCTGCCGTCACAAGATGCGGATCCATCCAAAGCTGGCCATCTTTATGTGCTTGGGCATCATCAATGATCAATAAAGTTTTGCCGTCTTTTACAGCTTCTACCGCTTCCGCTTTTAAGCGGTCCAATGCAGACGTGATATCTTCATCCGAACCACAGGTAGCATTTACGTAATAGGTCAGCCCTTGTGTGTGGAACTGGTTTACTACTTGGTCGTAAGAAGGCTGCCCCATTTCTGCGGCGCAATCCATGCCAACCTGGCCTTCTACTAATAATGGAGAAAGAAGTTCCATTGTGTAGCCATTTGGTACTTCGTCTTCTTTTTGCAGGGCAGGACGGGATCCAAGAACCGTTCTTGTGGAAAAGTGTTCTGTCTCGCGGTCACGGTCAATTGCCGGATTCGTTACGACCGCTACGCTTTCTTTTATAAAATCGGCGATATTGTTGCGGCCTGGATTCATGGCAGCAAGCGGTACGTCATGACCAAGGGAACGGATAGGTTCGGCACCTTTTTCCGCCATCTGTTCGATCAACTGGATATGCTCACGGTCCCAACCGAAAGCTGCGTAATGTCCGTTATGCACTTTTGCAAGTGGAGCAGTAGAAACATAGCTATCAAGTTTTGGTGCATTCAGGCGTTCAGCGAATCCTTCCAAAGCAAATTTCTTGTTCATACGCTGATAGACTTCTTCCTGATACGCATGATAGTCATACACTTTAATTGTATCGCCATCCCATTTCATCCCAACTTTTTCACCAGGAGAGAAAGGCTTCGGCTCTGCCGTGTATTCCGTTGTCGGAATGATACCAGGTTCTGATGAAAAATAATACGAAGTTTCTGTCTGAAGCATCCAAACTGGACGCAAGCCAAGGGCATCTAGACTAAATACCGCTTCGTCTTTATTGCGGGAGATGATACCTGCAGGACCTTGTGCAAAATGGCCCCATGTTTCACGCACATATGTGTAAAGGTCCTGTAAATGAGCAGGATAGCTTTTAATTTCATTGACAATCGGCGGGAAGACGATATCAAGCGCTTCAAATAGTGTGAATCCGTCGCGTGAAATCAGTGTATCGATTGTTCTGTTCAAGTCCTGAGAGTCACTTCCGCCATTTGTCAACGGCACGCCAATCATCGTTGCTTCATCGCGTAGCTTTGCGATCGTATTGATCTCACCGTTATGACCTAGGACGCTAAATGGTTGCACGCGAAAAAAGTTAGATAGTGTATTGGTAGAATAGCGGTTATGTCCAAGCGTCATAGTAGATGCTACAAGCGGGTTTGCCAGGTCATGATAGAATTTTGGCAAAATATCGCCGGCACCCATTACTTTGTAAACGGCATGATAGTTGGATAGGGACGCAACATGTACGTCATCATTTTTTTCGATCTCAATGGCAGCATGAAATAACTGCGCTTGCGTGCAATCTTCTTTTTCTGAAACTAAAGCAATCTGCCAGAACACCGGGTCTTGAATGATGGCAATCGGTCCTAATGCTTCAGAAGATGTAACCGTGTCAGATGCAAAAACTAGTTTAAGAGATTCTTTTTCTAAAATACTTATAATCTCTTTTTTCACCTGGTCCACATCTACATGGTGATTAATGAAGAAGTGACCGACTACGAAGTCTTCGCGGTTTACAAGAGAAGCGTCCTGATCAGCTTTCTCTAACTTTTCCTTCCAGAGTGCGCGGGGGATATCGATATGAATACCGACACCATCACCTTCACCGTTAATGAAACCTGCACGGTGATTCATTTTGACAAGAGCATCTATACAGTCATCAATATTTTTCTTTGTTGGGATTCTTTTCTTTTCAATAGCGGATACAATACCACATGCATCGTGTTCTGCGTTGTGAAAATCTTTAAATGTACTTGGACTCCAATTTTTCATATGGATTGGCTGTTAACTAGGGATATAAGTGGGGACCCTAACTAGCCATTCACCTCCTGTGGTTTGATAGTTTGATAAGAAAAACCTGTGCAGTTAAATAGTAGTAGCTATACGTTCTGCGTGAGGTAAGCTCGGCGGTTTTCTTATAAATAGGTAAAAAGTGAGGAAAAATAAATAAGGGAATTTTCAGACTTTAAATTATATACTAACATTTCAAACAATAAAAATCAATTTTTTATGCAAAAAAGTGAAGAGGTCATACAAGTGGAGGGGGAGAAAAAGTGTTTATTTGTAAGCGTTTTCAAGGTTTGGTTTAGAAAAAGACAGCGCATATGTGTACACGCTGTCTTGTATATTTATGCATTCGCTAATTCTTTGAATGCGTGCTTAACTGCATCTAGTGTCACTCTTACATCTTCTTCGGTATGTTCGGTTGTCACAAACCATGCTTCGTATTTAGAAGGGGCAAGGTTGATTCCTTGATTCAGCATCAGTTTGAAAAACTTAGCAAACTGTTCGCCATCTGTATTTTCCGCCTGTTCATAGTTGACTACTGTTTCATCCGTAAAGTAGATGGTAAGTGCTCCTTTGAGGCGGTTGATGGTAATGGTAATTCCGTACTTTTCTGCTCTTTCCAGAATGCCTTCTTCCAGCAAGCGGCCGATATGATCAAGATGTTCGTAGACTCCTTCTTTTTGGAGAACTTCCAAGCAGGCAATTCCTGATAAAATGGATGCCGGGTTACCTGCCATGGTTCCTGCCTGATATGCAGGGCCAAGTGGTGCAACTTTCTCCATAATCTCTGCGCGGCCGCCGTATGCACCAATCGGAAGTCCGCCGCCGATGATTTTTCCTAGCGCCGTCAGGTCAGGTGTGATTCCAAGCATGTCCTGTGCTCCGCCATACATAAAGCGGAATGCTGTAATAACTTCATCATAGATAACTAGAGCCCCAGCTTCATGACTGATGTCGTTAACTGCTTGAAGGAAGCCAGGTTTCGGTTCCACGATACCAAAGTTACCGACGATTGGCTCTACAAGTACGCCCGCAATCTGGTCGCCCCATTTTTCCATGGCTTCACGGAACGGTTCGATATCGTTGAAAGGAACCGTGATGACTTCATTGGCAATGCTCTTTGGTACTCCCGCGGAATCTGGTGTACCAAGTGTTGCCGGACCAGATCCTGCTGCAACTAGAACAAGATCCGAATGTCCATGATAGCAGCCGGCAAACTTGATAATTTTGTCGCGACCTGTGTAGGCACGTGCCACGCGGATGGTCGTCATTACTGCTTCCGTACCGGAGTTGACGAAACGAACCTTGTCCATTCCAGGCATCGCTTCTTTGAGCATTTTCGCGAATTTCACTTCATGGGGAGTTGGCGTTCCGTATAGGACCCCAGTTTGTGCCGCTTTTGTAATGGCTTCTGTTATATGAGGATGGGCATGGCCAGTGATGATCGGGCCGTATGCTGCCAGATAGTCGATGTATTTGTTGCCGTCCACATCCCAGAAATAAGCTCCTTCAGCGCGTTCCATTACTACCGGTGCACCGCCGCCAACCGCTTTATAGGAACGTGACGGGCTGTTCACACCGCCGACGATATGTTGCAGGGCTTCTTCGTGTATTTGTTGTGATTTAGAAAAGTTCATATTTAATTGAATCCTCCTGGTTCATTTGTTTGGTAAAAGAAATGATACGTTATTTTATCATGAATGTGGTAGCGATGTAATGGAAAACGGAATTCCCAAAGCTTCCCGTTTGAGTGTTCCCCCTCACTTGTAATACACTAGTCTCTATGAGCTTTTTTCAAAAGAGTAATCTTCAAATGTTCATATAAAAGAAAGGAAGTAACCTAGATGCATAATGTCATAGAAGTGAATGCACTTCGCAAAGAGTTTAAAGCATATTCTAGTCGTTCTGGTTTAAAGGGAGCGTTCCGCGATCTTTTTACGAGAAACTATAAAATAGTGCCAGCTGTCAACGATGTTTCTTTTACCATTAAACAAGGGGAAATGGTAGGGTACATCGGGGAGAATGGTGCAGGAAAGTCGACCACCATTAAAATGCTGACAGGAATTCTCACTCCGACATCCGGGACCGTTCGCGTTAATGGCATGAACCCCCATAAAGAAAGAGAAGAGTTTGTCCGTTCGATTGGTGTTGTATTCGGTCAGCGCTCCCAGCTTTGGTGGGACATCGCGGTTCAAGAATCGTTCCGCCTCCTGAAAAAAGTATATAAGGTCTCAGACGAGGATTACAACGAGCATATGGAACATGTCATTAAAACGCTCGATATCGGCCATCTCCTCGATAAGCCGGTACGAAAGCTGTCGCTTGGACAGCGGATGCGTTGTGAACTGGCTGCAGCGCTCATTCACAATCCTCCACTACTTTTCTTGGACGAGCCGACAATCGGCTTGGATGTATTGGTAAAGCTTAAGATCCGCCAGTTTTTGAAAGAAATAAACGAAAAATATAAAACAACCATTCTATTAACCACGCATGACATGGCAGACATCGAAGCACTCTGCGAGCGAGTGGTCATGTTAGATGAAGGAAAAGTCATTTATGATGGTTCACTCCAAAAGCTTCGTAACAACTGGGGAGAAGGAAAGCAGATTCGATTCCAGTTCGCTCAAAACGTGACAGAAGAACAACTCACCCCGCTGACTCCAGATCTTGAAGTGCTCTGGAAAA
Proteins encoded in this region:
- a CDS encoding ABC transporter ATP-binding protein, with translation MDSIKRYMQFVKPYRWQIVGTILIGMLKFGLPLLIPLLLKYVVDDILLADGRSAEEKTNELLMIMGAIFVTFLVLRPPIEYYRQYFAQWTGSKVLYDLRDKLFDHIQRLSLRFYANNRAGEVISRVIHDVEQTKNFVITGLMNFWLDLATILIVIIIMFQVDITLTLVSIMLFPFYGFSIKYFYSRLRHLTRVRSQALAEVQGHLHERVQGMPVIQSMAIEDYEQEQFKKQNTNFLQKALDHTSWNAKTFAVVNTITDIAPLLVIGYAGYQVINQGLTVGEMVMFVAYIDRLYNPLRRLINSSTTLTQSIASMDRVFEFVDEKYDITDKPNAVECKTARGEVSFENVSFKYEKNEEYVLKNLSLQVREGETIALVGMSGGGKSTLVSLLPRFYDVTEGKIKLDGVDIRDVTVQSLRKQIGIVLQDSILFSDTVRDNIALGKPEATMDEIIEAAKAANAHEFISNLPEGYETKVGERGVKLSGGQKQRVAIARVFLKNPPILVMDEATSALDLESEHLIQESLERLAANRTTFVVAHRLSTITHASRIVLLEHGEIVEVGSHEELMRKKGHYYNLFTIQEIS
- the fabL gene encoding enoyl-[acyl-carrier-protein] reductase FabL — protein: MTNKVALVTGSSRGIGKKIALELAKDGYNIVINYNRSKTAAQETAAEIEALGVKALTVKANVGQPEKIKEMFVKIDEEFGRLDLLVSNAASGVLRHVMELEESHWDWTMNINSKALLFLAQEAAKRMEKVGGGKIVSISSLGSIRYLKNYTTVGVSKAAIEALTRYLAVELADKNIVVNAVSGGAVDTDALKHFPNREELLEDAKNNTPAGRMVEPDDLVNTVLFLLSDQASMIRGQTIIVDGGRSLLV
- the ntdP gene encoding nucleoside tri-diphosphate phosphatase; this encodes MGCPKEGETIQIHSYKHNGHIHRVWDETTVLKGTQNLVIGGNDKTIVTESDGRTWVTREPAICYFHGKHWFNIIGMIREDGVYYYCNISSPFIADDEALKYIDYDLDIKVFPDMTFILLDEDEYEKHRKEMNYPEVIDKILKSNVQTLISWIRQRKGPFAPDFIDLWYERYLTYRG
- a CDS encoding YgaB family protein; its protein translation is MLWVEGMVFGKEEDFVVDRFDVAVAEQLKTMDRLLLLQGEIERNEKAIEQLEQLKEEAEKLRKLKEDIEKMKEELAEIQLIFETQTEEAIKSFHLQESI
- a CDS encoding aromatic acid exporter family protein, with the protein product MKLGARIVKTGIAITLALFVAQWLNVPTPFFAGIAAIFAIQPSIYKSYQSIIEHVQANLIGAILAIIFSLLFGHDPFIIGLTAIFVIGINLKLKIENTIPLALVTVIAIMESPGENFFEFALIRFSTVMIGILCAFLVNLIFLPPKYETRLYYKVKLTTEDILKWIRINMRHGTEHHLLKTDIEMLHQRVLKLEQLFMLYKEERTYFPTLKKSSSKARKLVIFRQLIVTSNRALYTLKMLHRLENELHHMPVEYQHYIKAELDHLVNLHEQILLKFVGKIKQHNTSEMYEEERFNKQQFIDEFMVHKDNWCEYEGDVEVWYHLFPLVSKIIDYSDQLEHLDKLIDSFQKYHVDDNEFEIGANEEE
- a CDS encoding gamma-type small acid-soluble spore protein; protein product: MANNNQQNQAGKTASGTSVQHVKQQNAQQNQQQQYGAEYASETSAQHVKQQNAQSAAKKNQQNQQQQ